The Lepus europaeus isolate LE1 unplaced genomic scaffold, mLepTim1.pri SCAFFOLD_55, whole genome shotgun sequence genome has a segment encoding these proteins:
- the LOC133755508 gene encoding jun dimerization protein 2-like, with protein MMHGQIPDPFVTTGSLPGQDTLTRRPGSALIVKELKCIGTIIVPLLEIKLGMRPQPVESELAEQEERRKRRLEQNKVAWARRKERTETLQREFEWLEFRNAVLKMQVRELEQEQQQLILVLNRRRPTCIVRTDSVPVPWT; from the exons ATGATGCATGGGCAGATTCCTGACCCTTTTGTGACCACGGGCTCTCTGCCAGGGCAAGACACCCTGACCAGACGGCCCGGCTCGGCTCTGATCGTGAAGGAGCTGAAATGCATTGGGACCATAATCGTGCCCTTGCTGGAGATAAAGCTGGGCAT GAGGCCCCAACCTGTAGAAAGTGAGCTCGCCGAACAGGAGGAGCGGAGGAAAAGGCGCTTGGAACAGAACAAGGTGGCGTGGGCCCGGAGGAAGGAGCGCACGGAGACCCTGCAGCGGGAGTTTGAGTGGCTGGAGTTCAGAAACGCAGTACTAAAGATGCAGGTCAGGGAActggagcaggagcagcagcagctgatTCTCGTATTGAACCGGCGCCGCCCCACCTGCATTGTCCGCACCGACAGCGTCCCTGTCCCTTGGACCTAA